Proteins found in one Panicum hallii strain FIL2 chromosome 4, PHallii_v3.1, whole genome shotgun sequence genomic segment:
- the LOC112888468 gene encoding uncharacterized protein At2g34160-like, whose protein sequence is MEEVTEGVNNLAITEPHKKNRIQVSNTKKPLFFYVNLAKRYMQQHEEVELSALGMAIATVVTVAEILKNNGLAVEKKIMTSTVDVKDDSRSRPIQKAKIEIVLGKTEKFDELMAAAEEEREAAKAEEQS, encoded by the exons ATGGAGGAGGTGACGGAGGGAGTGAACAACCTGGCGATTACGGAGCCGCACAAGAAGAACCGGATCCAGGTCTCCAACACCAAGAAGCCGCTATTCTTCTACGTCAACCTCGCCAAG AGGTACATGCAGCAGCATGAGGAGGTGGAGCTCTCGGCCCTTGGCATGG CCATTGCCACAGTGGTGACTGTTGCTGAAATTCTGAAAAATAATGGGCTTGCTGTTGAAAAGA AGATCATGACGTCCACAGTTGATGTCAAGGATGATTCAAGGAGTCGCCCTATTCAGAAGGCCAAG ATTGAAATAGTGCTGGGCAAGACAGAAAAATTCGATGAGCTGATGGCAGCAGCTGAGGAGGAGAGGGAAGCTGCCAAGGCTGAGGAGCAGAGCTAa